CAGAATCATCCGTAATAATTCGGCGGCTTCTCCTTCACCTCCGGCTTTATTTCCCCGCCGTAAATGCTCACTATGAGGCTCCTTACCTGGAGTTCCATGGTGCGCATGAGTCCGTGGAAAATAGCGAACGGGGTGTTTGACGGGTTCGCGTTCCCGACCATCACGGTATTCAGAGTTATGCTCTGCTGGTTGCTCGGATTGGGCTTGCCGTCGCTGTAGGTCAGCACGCACTGGTAAAAATTTCCATGGAGCTCTTTGGCGAAAAAATTCCTGAGTTTATCTTCCAGTTCCTTTGGATTCATACCACCACCCGGGAGAATATTGGACGCAGAAATTTAAAAGAGCCCGTGTAGGAAAAGGAATGCCTGGTTTTCTGAGATAAAAAAAGTGCGGGAGGATAGCTGAGGGCTACGAAAAAAGGCTGCGGTTAGGCAGCAAAATCAGTTAGATTATCTCTTTTTTCCTTTCTTCTTTGCTTTCTTTTTTGCTGCCATCAGCAATCACCGGATAAAAACTCGCACGAAATCTATATATATGTTTGCGTGAAATCCGCGCAAAATGATGAGAAAAATAAGTTTATGCGCGTTTTTCTTTTCAAAAACTCGCGCGTCTGGAAAAAAATTATGGACTCAGGGGGAAACGCGGAGTTTTCGGTTTTCCGTTTCCAGTTCCGTTTTCACGAAACCGAAAACCCGAGACCGGAAACTTCTTTCGCACCCCCAGCCTTCCGCACGCCAAGCGGACGCTCTGCTGTTGAGCTATAAGCCCACAAAATTCTGCAAAAAGCAGAAAAAAATTATGAAAATCAGGATGGGGATATGAACACTACGCTGTCCCCGCGCAACAGCACGGTCCCGAGGCCCTTCTTCTCCTCGCCGTTCACGAACTGCTTCGCGTTCTCGAGCACGATGTTCATGTGCACATCGTACGCGACCATGGTCCCCTGGAATTCCACTCCTCCCTTGAGCCCTATTATCACGGTGTTGTTGAGCGAACCGTTGAGCACGTCGAAAGGCCTTTTCTCTGGCATAGTTTCACCTTCAATAAAAAACTAAAGCTCTCAAGCTTCGTCTTTTTTCATCTCAGTCAATATTTTTAAACCTCGGCATTTTTTATGTGCTCCGCGGCACCCTGCCCGGCGG
The DNA window shown above is from Candidatus Micrarchaeia archaeon and carries:
- a CDS encoding LSM domain-containing protein; its protein translation is MPEKRPFDVLNGSLNNTVIIGLKGGVEFQGTMVAYDVHMNIVLENAKQFVNGEEKKGLGTVLLRGDSVVFISPS